From the genome of Natronospira bacteriovora:
ATCGGTGGCATGTGCGGGTGGCTGGCGTCAAACTCAGTTTCGAAGTTCAGGTCACCGACATTCAGCCACCCACCCACTTTGCCTGGGAGTCCATCACCGGGGTGCCTAACCGGGGCCGCTACACACTCACCCCCACCGCCGATGGCACCCGCCTCCATTTCCAGCTGCACTACGAATTGAAGAATCGCCTGCTGGAAAAAGCCCTATCCGGCACTACCCGCTCGATCGTGCACCGACTGAGCAATGAGATTGTGGGCAACGTGGAACGAGAACTCGGCAAGCGCTGAGTCAGTGATACACACAAGAGACCAAGCGATGGCCAAATTCGTCGAAATCGGAAGCGCAGACATCCCCGGCCAGGGCAGCCGTCCGCGCCCACCGGGGCAAGGGCGCCAAACACTGCATCTGGCTTGCCTGGTGACATGAAACGAAGCGCCCGGGCAATCTGCACGGCCCTCAATGCCATCTTGCTCGGCAGCCTGACCACCGGCTGCGCCGGCGTCATCACGGCACCACCAGCCCCGAATGACAAAGCGGCAGAAATCTACCTCCTCTACCACAGCCCCCACACCAGCCTCGCCATCCCCCGGGAATCTGGCGGCATGGTTCGCTACAAGTACTGCGACTGGCGCTGGTGTGTTCAGGGCCGGCGCCACCTGCCCTCCGGCACGGCCGCCCTGCTCTGGCCCACACAAAGCGGCCTGGGCCGTGGCGAACACCCGGAAGTGAACAGCAAGGACGATCTGGACAAGCTCGCCCCGGAGGGCATCACCCGCCTATACCCCCTGAAGGCCGATGCCGAGAAGGCCAGGGCATTGAAGCAGCGACTGGATGCCCTGTTCAGCCAGGCCGAGGCGCAAGCCACGCACAATGAAGAATTCGCCATGACATTCGTCCCCCACGCCCGCGGCTACTGGCTGGCCCACCAGTCCAACCTGCTCATCGCCCAGTGGCTGCGGGAAATGGGCTTCCAGGTGCGAAGTTACCCGCTGCTGCTGGCCTGGCGGATTGACACCGTGGAGCGCGAAACGGACGACGAGTAATCCTGTGCCCGGTGAAGTGGCAGACACGCCCAAGTAAGTCTAATATGTAAAAACAAACGCTCATCAATCCATCCGGGCCCAGGGCGGCTCTCCACTGGCCAACCAAGGAAACGGTATGACCGACGGGCCCTTCACCGACACGCTCCCCACTGAAGATTTCACCCTGAGCCTCCCCGACGGCCGGCAGCTCGCCTGGGCCGAATACGGTACTGCCGATGGATCCGCCGTGATCTATTTTCACGGTGCCCCCGGCTCCCGGCGTGAGTGTCTGCCGACGACGACGCTGGCCGCCGTTCTCGGGCTGAGGATCATCGTGCCGGATCGCCCGGGTTACGGGGGCAGCTCACCCCGTCCCGGGCGCAGCGTCGCGGACTTTGCGGATGATGTGGCGGCTCTGCTCGACCACCTGGAACTGAAACAGGCCGGTGCCGCGGGGTTCTCCGGTGGCGGCCCCCATGCACTGGCCTGCGCGCTTCGTCTGCCGGATCGCATTGACCGTCTGGGTCTGGTCAGCAGCCTGGCCCCATTCTCCGATGCCACCACACAGGGCATGCCTGAATCACTGCAAGGCTTCTGGCAGCTGGCTGCCACGGACGCCGATGCCTTCCGGGCCACCCTCAACGATGGCCTGAAAGCGACCGGTGGCCCCTATGAACTGTTGCTCGCGGGCGCGCCGCCCGAAGATCAGGCCATCTTCAGCAATGGCATGACTGAGGCCTACGCAGACAGCCTCACGGAAGGCATTCGCCCGGGCCTGGAGGGCATGGTGTCGGACGGCCAGGCACTCACCGCCGACTGGGGGTTCACACTGAAAGCACCACACTGCCCCACGCATCTCTGGCACGGCACCCAGGATCTCAATGCCCCCATCGGCATGGGGCGCTGGCTGGCCGGGCACCTGGGCGGTGCAACGCTGACTGAATGGCCTGGGATGGGCCATTTCGCCCTGCTCCAGCAATGGGACCAGATCCTGGACGCCTTTGCCGAGCCGACTACGCCGTGAAGGAGGCCGGATGACATCAACACGAGATATCGATGTCTTCTCCCGCCTAGTCGAGTCCGTCTACACGGCGGCGTCCGATCCCTCTCACTGGCAACGCTTTCTGATCGACCTTGCCGACACGCTCAATGCCAAGTCCGGCATCATCCGTGTCATCGACGAACGCAATACCGCCATCCGTGCCAACATCCATCACAATCTGGATCCGGCCCTTCAAAAGGCGCACCGCGAGCACTACGTCAAGAAAGACATCTTCATCGATGTGTTAAAGACCGTCCCCGCCGGCTTCATTGCCACTTCGGAACAGCTTTTCACCCGCCGGGAGCTCCAGCACAACGAATTTTTTGCCGATTACATGAGACCCCAGGAGAATTATCACGTCTGCGGCGGGCTGGCGGTCCGCAACGAGGACTGCGTATTCAAGTTCGCGGTGCAACGCCACCTTGCAAGCGGACCGTTCGGAAGGGAAGACGAAGCCTACATGCGCCGACTGGTGCCCCACATCCAGCGGGCCGTGAACCTGGGCCATTTACTGAGCCAGACCCGCCAGCAGGCCGATGCCGCCGAGCACACACTGAACGCCCTGTCCGTGGGCATTCTGCTGCTGGACAGCCAACACCGCATCATTCACAGCAACGACAAGGCCGGGGAGCTGCTCGCCCAACAATGTGGCTTGACCACGAGAGCCGGCCACGTCGCCGTTGCCCACGCCGGGGACCGGAAGGGCTTCCAGAACCTCCTGGATACCGTTCAGGCACGCATCAGCAGTGCGCAACCACCGGCACCGGAAGCGCTTCTTCTGAAATCGCAGCCCGGCCAGCCCCGGATTCTCCTGGTCGCCTGCCCGGCACGAAAAGGCGCCCTCGGATTCGACGGCCCCTGGCCGGATGTGGAAACGGCACTGCTGGTCAGCAACCTGGACGATGCCGGCCTGGTCAACCGGGACATTCTCATGAGCCTCTACGGCCTGACATCGGCGGAGGCACGGCTCGCCTGCGCCCTCTCGCAAGGCCACGAACTCGCCGATCTCAGCAAGCACTGGCATCTCTCACGCGAAACCCTGCGCAGCCACCTCAAAAAGGTGCTGGCCAAGACCCGCACCAAGCGCCAGTCTGAACTCATCCGCCTGCTCACAGGCAAACCGTGGAATATGACCGCCAGCCAACCCTGTTCTGGAAGCAGATCCCCCTAGCCATCCTCCCCCCCTGCAGGCAACGGAACGCGAAAGCACACTTCACCCGTTTGGGTGATGTGCCTATGCCCTTGCTTGACTAGGTTTACTAAACGCCCTCTTTTCCCCACGCACGACAAGCGGAAGGGGTTCGGGCAGTCTGTAAACACATAAGGAGTGTGACCATGTTTCCATCCATTGCGAGAACCAGCCTGTACTCCCTTGTTCTCATCCTCCCCCTCGCCGCCTGTAACAGCTCGGGTTCCGGTGACGGTGACACTGGCGCGCCTGGCGGTGATGCCGGGTTCACGGTGGGCGGCGAAGTCACCGGACTGACCGGCGATCAGCTCATATTGCGGCTCAATGACGCAGAATCATTGACCATCGAATCCAACGGGCCGTTCGAGTTTTCCACCCAGCTGGAAGACGGCGAAAGCTACAGCGTCTCGACCCAGGTGCTGCCAGAGGCCCCGGCACAGAACTGTGACCTGGAGAATATCGAAGGGACGGTCTCCGCGGCTGACGTCAGCGACATTGCCGTGTCCTGCCATGGAGCCATCCAGATGATCGGCCGTGTTGCCGGCCCAATCATCACCGATGCCGACATCGAGGCACAGGTCGGGGAAACAATCTATCAGACCAGCTCCGACGAGCAGGGCATGTACGCCTTGCGCCTCAGCATTCGTGAACCGGACGACATGGTCAGCCTGAAGGCCACCGATCCCACGGACGGTTTCATCCTGTTCCGCTCCTACCTGGGCGACATGGAGCGGGTTCAATCCCTGGCCACCAACGATGGCCTTCTCACCCGGGAACAGAATGTCGGCGTCAACATCACCAACGTCAGCACCGCCAATGCCGCGCTGATGCGCTGGCAAAACGAGGGCCAGGCGCCGGAAACGGAAGCCGAGCGTGTGGCACTGCGGGATGCATTCTCCGCCAATCTGCTGCTGCGTTCTTCAGCACTGATCCGTATTGCCGTGGAAGACCCTGACCGCACCATTGTGCCGGCAGCGGGCGGCTCCCTGCGGCAAGCGGGCCTGGCCATGGCGGACAGTGACGACACCAGCAGCCTGATTGAACAGGAGGAGACACGCATCAGTTATGAGCAGGAAGTCCTGGAGAACGATCCCGACAGCATCAACAACGCCATTGCCGAGATCGTTTCCGATCCGGATCTGGTGCAAGGGATTGACGAGGACGACACACCCAATGACTGGTTCGGCATTACCGGGCCGGAACCCAACATCATTACCGGCACCCAGTTTCGCTTTGAAGAGGATGGAACTGGCCTCTACTCCAACCACGTGGATGCCGTCACATTCCAATGGGAAGTCATTGACGGCACACTGGAACTCAACCTCGACGATGAGCTCACTACGGGCGCTTTCTGCTGGGTCGAGGACGAGGATGGTAACGACTATCAAACCGTCTGCATTACCCGTCTCGATGAGTTCGGAGCCACGCTGGTGGCGCAAGAAGATGGCATGGACATTGTCTCCATCAGCCAGACCGGGACTCGTGATTTTCCCGATGAGCCCGACAGGGAAAGCGTGGAGGTGGATTTCCGAACCGACATGTACGGTCATCATCTGAGCCAGCTCATCCCCTTCGAAGAGGCGGACATTGTCGATCAGACCTGGGCCATACCGGGCAATTTCCCGGCGCTATTGGGTGGCCTGGCCTGGTATGGCGACGAGCTGCTGACTTTCACCAATGGGGGCGTGGGTGAGGCGGTTGATTCCGGCCTCTTCAACTGGTCATTGACCGATGAGGGATGGCTCAGAATTGAGTTTGGCAGTGGGGCCGTGCATGAGATTGGCCTCAAATCCGAACAACGCCTGCCGGTCTGGCGTTCCATGGTGCTGTCGGCCACTGACGACGGCCAGGCGCGTTCCAGCCGATCCATGATCGCCCCCCAGCTGGACGATAGCGGTCTGGACGAGGCCTTTGCCAGCGATCTTTTTGTCCAGTGGGGTTACCAGACAGGCAGTGATTACGCCTTCGCCATCGACCTTACAGAAGATGGTTGGGGTGGGGTTCGCAATGTCTACAAACCCACGGACGAAATTCTGGGCATTCACTACGAGTTCGACTATCGCTTCGAGGCCGGCACTTTGCACATTGAGGCCTGGGCGCAGCCGCGAGATGATGGCCCTGTGTGGTGGGGCCGGGAGTCCATTTGCGACGACTCCCAGCAAGCCGACTGTTACCTGACCATGGTTCGAAGCTGGACATTGCTCCACGACGACGGCGACTGGGTCTCCCTGCTGGAGCGTATCGAGAACCTGGACGAGGACGGGGAGCCCATATCCATCTCGCCCCGTGTCATCCAATACCGCCGATTCTGATCCATTCATGACTTAATGAGAGGGCCGCAGCAAACTGGCTGCGGCCCTCTCACTTGCGATGGGGTCCGCACTGAGGCCAACGCTCATCCGGAGTCAGGTGCCCCGCGATCAATCGCATATCGGCAATCGTTCCAGACATCTTCTCGTTGCGGACAGCAAAGAAGGCCGCCGACTTGCAGGACCACTGCCAGTGCATGCGGAAATTGGCATTGATGCGAGCCGATGCATCCGCGCCCGCATCAAGCAGAAGCTCTACCCGCTCTTCGTCGCCCGTCATGGCTGCCAAATCAAGTGCCGTCCTGCCGTGCTTCAACCACTCCTCAACATCCGCACCCGCCTCAAGGAGCACCCGAGTGACATCCAAGTCGTTGTAGAGGATTGTGACCATCAACGCACTGGGTGATTCCATGGTGACACCCCGCCAGGGATCCCGAAACTCAACCCTGCGTCGAGGAAAAAATTGCAGACTCGGGTCCGCCCCCGCATCAATTGCCGCCGCCACTTCTTCCGCCGATCCATCCATCAGGAGATTCGCATACGCCTGATCCGATAGTGGGCGATCAACCGCAAAAGCGACGCTAGAACTCGAGAACATCAGGAAAAACAGCTTGACCCCGGATTTGCACATACCCTCCCCCCTTCTTCTTCGATACCAATGCAAGGATGCCTCTAACAGGCGGATCCGCCCCCTTGTCCCATTCTGGCTCAGAGCGTTCCTCCCTGCCAGATTCGCCTCAGACTGAAGCCACCTTGCGACGGGAATTGGAATAGACACTCAGCGCCGTCACCGTGACAAGAATGAGTGCCATGCCCAGAAGCTGCACCAGCCCCAGGCTTTCACCCAGAACCGCGACGCCGAACAGGGAGGCGGTGACCGGTTCCACCATGGCAACGATGGACGCCACGGCCGGGGCCGTATGGTTGAGGCCGATAATGTAGAAGATGAATGACAAGCCGGCACCGATCACGCCCAGGATCAGAAACAGGGGCCAACTTGAAGTGCTCAGAACGGCCACGGTCTGCTCCGGATTGCCCAAGGCAAACAGGATGACGGCCATCACCGCAAAGGCAATCACCAGAATTGCCTGGGGACTTCCGTGAGGGGCGGCGTACTTGAATCCGAAGATGAACACGGCATAAGACAAGCCCGACAACAGACCCGCCCCGGCCGCGACCAGCGTCACCTCCCCGGCACCCACATCATAAATACCGGTCAGCAGAACCACCCCAAGCAGGACCATAACAATGGCTACCCACTTGAACACGCTCGGCTGCTCAAGCCGGAGCGTGAAGGACACCAGATAGACAAAGACCGGCGCGCAATACATCAGCATGGCAGCCACCGCCACACTGCCCTCGGCAATGCTCAGAAAATAAAAGGCGAAGTTGCCCGCCACCCCGACACCGGCCAGCAGCGACCACAACCACAGCTTTTTATTGCCCAGGCCACTCCCCCGCGGCCGGAGCGCCAGCCAGGCCAGCACGAACAGAAAGCCAATGGCGCCCCGGTAAAAGGACACCACCACCGGATCCCAACCCTCACCGGTAAGAATCCCGCCAATCCCGCCCGACAGCCCCCAGCACAGGGCCGCCAGGGCCACAAAGGCCGTACTCAGGCCTGCCACACGCTCGGTCGGCAAGCTCTTCATGCGGAGATCCGGACCGGAGACATACAGGCTTAATCCATCGGGGGCAGGAACTCGGCCTGTTCAGGAGCAAGGTCCACATCATGAACCGCCAGGACAGGTTGCTTGGCGTGGCGGACCAGCCACTCGGTGGCGGAGCCATGGAGGAACTGCTGCAGGCCGCTGCGGCTGCGGGTGCCCATGGCGATCAGGCTGGCATCCCACTGGTCGGCATGCTGGCTGATCTTCTCGGCCGCGCTGCCCACTTCAATGGCCACTTCCTCGCCTTCGCGCTGCCAGGCCTTGAGCTTTTCCATGGCCGCCTGTTCGGCCTTGCTGCGCTCCTCGCGGGCGTGCAGGGGGTTGATGGCGGGGTTGGCCGTGGCCTCGGCGATATCGCTGGGGTCCAGAATCGTCAGCAGTCGAATCACGGCATTCTCGGGGCGGAAGGAGCGGGTCACCGCCAGTGCCCGGGCCGAGGCACTGGTGAAGTTCACGGGAACGAGAATGCGCTTGAGCATGGCAATCGGCCTTTAAAGGTTCGTTTTGGCTGGAGGGGCATCGCGCGGATGTCCCGCTGAATGCCCCGCAGGGTACCCCATCGGCCGCCAAGCGGCACAGCCATTCCCGAAAAAAACCGCCTTAAAACAGACCCAAATCAATTTGATATGCTGCAGCGGGCCGTTCGCCTTGAGACCCCGGGCCAATCGCCGTATCATTCCCGCCTTTCGCGACTTTGGCAATTTGGTCGCCGCGAGACAGATATCCCCTGTTTGATATCCCCCAGGAGTTGCGTACTCCGGCCACGCGGCTTATCAGCATTTTCCTGCCAGTAGTTGAATCCGGGAGCGCCCAGCGCCCTTCCCGCCACGATTCATTTTGGCGGCGGGCAGAGCATGGCGGCTTCCCGGCATGCCTGCCATGCGACCGCCCGTAACCCCTCAAGGGACATCAATGCTTTCCGAGACAATCAAGCGTAACTGGTCCGCCGTCCGCAATACCTGGTTCTTCAATGTCCGTGGAGATTTGATCTCGGGCATCGTCGTGGCCCTGGCGCTGATTCCCGAAGCCATTGCCTTTTCCATCATCGCCGGCGTGGACCCCAAGGTCGGCCTCTACGCTTCATTCTGCATCGCCGTGGTACTCGCCTTCACCGGCGGCCGCCCAGGCATGATCTCGGCCGCCACGGGTGCCATGGCCCTGCTGATGATCACCCTGGTGGCCGATCACGGGGTGGAATACCTCTTCGCCGCCACCATTCTCACGGGCATCTTCCAGTTGGTGGCCGGCTGGCTGAAGCTGGCGCGCTACATGATGTTCATCCCACGCACCGTGATGATGGGCTTCGTCAACGCCCTGGCCATTCTTATCTTCATGGCCCAGCTCGAGCATTTCATCGGCCACGGCATCCCCACCTATCTCATGGTGGCCGCGGGCCTGGTGATTCTCTACGGCTTTCCCTACATCACCAAGAAGATCCCGCCCGCCCTGGTGGCCATCGTCTCCCTGACCGCCGTGGCCTGGTTTGTTGATGTGCCTTTCAATACCGTGGGCGGCATGGGCGAGCTGCCCGATGGCGCGCCCTTCTTCCACCTTCCCAATGTACCCTTCACATTGGAAACCCTGATGATTATCCTGCCCACGGCCCTGACGCTCACCATTGTCGGCCTGCTGGAATCCCTGCTCACGGCCTCCATCGTGGATGACCTGACCGACACCCCCAGCAAGAAGAACAAGGAAAGCCGGGGTCAGGGCATCGGCAACATCGTCAGCGGCTTCTTCGGTGGCATGGCCGGCTGCGCCATGATTGGCCAGTCCATCATCAATGTAAAATCCGGCGGGCGCGGGCGCCTCTCCTCCCTGGCCGCCGGGGTCTATCTGCTTTTCTTTATTCTGGTCCTGGGCGATCTGGTCTCCATGATCCCCATGCCCGCCCTGGTGGCGGTCATGATCATGGTGGCCATCGGCACCTTCGACTGGAGCTCCTTCGGGATGCTGAGAAAGATGCCCCGCACCGACGCCCTGGTGCTCATTGTTACTGTCGCCACGGTGGTCATCACCCATGACCTGGCCAAGGGTGTGTTCGCCGGCGTGCTCATGAGCGCGATCTTCTTCGTTCGCAAACTGGCCCGCCAGATCCAGGTCGAGGCCATCGACAGCGATACCGGACAACACCGCACTTACAAGGTCCGCGGCGTGCTGTTCTTCGTGGCGGTAAACAACTTCATGAAGGGCTTCGACGCCGACAACCCCATCCCGAATGTCACCATCGACCTGAGTACCGCCACCCTCTGGGACAGCTCAGCCGTGGGCGCGGTGGACAAGATCGTCGGCAAGCTTCGCCGCAACGGCAAGACCGTGGAGGTCATCCACCCGGAAGGACAAGGCTCGGAGATGATGGACAAGCTGGCGGCCTATGATCAGGCCGGGGGCGGCAGTGGGCACTAAGGGGCATTGCGCTGGGATGGATTACGCTGGAAAGCCGGTGCATCCGAGGCCGGGTCCCGGCGATCCCACTGGGCCTGGCAGGCCTCGGCCCACCACGCGAGCTGCGAGAACGTCCGGCCAAAGTAGCCGGACCAGGCCTCGCCATCCTCTCCTGCCGCAAAGTCTCCGTCTTCGGTCAGGGCTTCACCCGCCCGGGGCACATGAATCATGGCGGAAACGGGCAGACAGCCCAGCTCCGAGAGAAAGGCGCGCATGGCCACGGCGGCCCGGGTTCCGCCCCATTGGCCCGCCGAGTAACTGACGATCGCGCTAGGCCGGTAGGAGAACAGCGAACTGCCGAAATGATTGAGCAGATCGGCCAACGCCGGGCTCATGGAATGATTGTATTCCGGGCTGATCATTACATAGCCGTCCGCCGAACGAATCTGCCCGGCCAGGGCATCCAGCGCCTCCGGCACCCGCCCCTTGGGATAACTGAAATGGGGTCGGAAGTTTTCCTCTCTCGGCACCGTCAGGGGGTCCACAAGCGTTGTCCTGACACCGCCTTCCTCAAGCAAGCGCAGGCAAGCCTGGGCCACCCGCCACCCCAGGCGAGTCGGTCGCGGCGCGCCTTCCGTGCGGGTGGAACCAAGAAACACCAGATAATGCATCACCTTCTCCCATGATTTTCCAAAACGGTGCCCGGAGACAGCCGCCCCATCAGTGGGCGCCTACTCAAGCGAAAGTCTCGCTGATCCGCTCACGGAGTGCATCCCTCACCGCCCGGAAAGGCGCAAGATCGTCGGGCCCGGCGCGATCGCCGGCCGGGTCGGGAAATGGCCAGTGACGGCGGGTAAAATCACCCATGGCCACCGGGCAGACTTCGTCCGCGCACAGGGTCACCACCTGATCGAAATCGGCCAGGCGTATCTCGTCCACGGACTTGGAATGATGGTGTTGGATGTCGATGCCTTGCTCCGCCATCACCGCAACGGCCCGAGGATCAAGCTGGCCCGGGCTCGATCCTGCCGAGGCAATACGGACTGTCTCGGGTAACAGCGCCCGTGCCAACCCCTCCGCCATTTGGCTGCGGGCGGCATTGGCCACGCAGAGGAAGAGGATGCCCCGAGGCTTGGATTTTGAATCAGGCATTGTCCTGGCCTCCTCCGGTCTCGCTGACCGTCCGGTTTCTATCCACCGCGCCACCGGTCCATTCTTCACCCGTGAACCAGCGACGCTTGAGCCACAATGCCACATTCACCAGGGCAATCAGCACCG
Proteins encoded in this window:
- a CDS encoding universal stress protein — its product is MLKRILVPVNFTSASARALAVTRSFRPENAVIRLLTILDPSDIAEATANPAINPLHAREERSKAEQAAMEKLKAWQREGEEVAIEVGSAAEKISQHADQWDASLIAMGTRSRSGLQQFLHGSATEWLVRHAKQPVLAVHDVDLAPEQAEFLPPMD
- a CDS encoding SulP family inorganic anion transporter; the encoded protein is MLSETIKRNWSAVRNTWFFNVRGDLISGIVVALALIPEAIAFSIIAGVDPKVGLYASFCIAVVLAFTGGRPGMISAATGAMALLMITLVADHGVEYLFAATILTGIFQLVAGWLKLARYMMFIPRTVMMGFVNALAILIFMAQLEHFIGHGIPTYLMVAAGLVILYGFPYITKKIPPALVAIVSLTAVAWFVDVPFNTVGGMGELPDGAPFFHLPNVPFTLETLMIILPTALTLTIVGLLESLLTASIVDDLTDTPSKKNKESRGQGIGNIVSGFFGGMAGCAMIGQSIINVKSGGRGRLSSLAAGVYLLFFILVLGDLVSMIPMPALVAVMIMVAIGTFDWSSFGMLRKMPRTDALVLIVTVATVVITHDLAKGVFAGVLMSAIFFVRKLARQIQVEAIDSDTGQHRTYKVRGVLFFVAVNNFMKGFDADNPIPNVTIDLSTATLWDSSAVGAVDKIVGKLRRNGKTVEVIHPEGQGSEMMDKLAAYDQAGGGSGH
- a CDS encoding ankyrin repeat domain-containing protein encodes the protein MCKSGVKLFFLMFSSSSVAFAVDRPLSDQAYANLLMDGSAEEVAAAIDAGADPSLQFFPRRRVEFRDPWRGVTMESPSALMVTILYNDLDVTRVLLEAGADVEEWLKHGRTALDLAAMTGDEERVELLLDAGADASARINANFRMHWQWSCKSAAFFAVRNEKMSGTIADMRLIAGHLTPDERWPQCGPHRK
- a CDS encoding alpha/beta fold hydrolase, whose translation is MTDGPFTDTLPTEDFTLSLPDGRQLAWAEYGTADGSAVIYFHGAPGSRRECLPTTTLAAVLGLRIIVPDRPGYGGSSPRPGRSVADFADDVAALLDHLELKQAGAAGFSGGGPHALACALRLPDRIDRLGLVSSLAPFSDATTQGMPESLQGFWQLAATDADAFRATLNDGLKATGGPYELLLAGAPPEDQAIFSNGMTEAYADSLTEGIRPGLEGMVSDGQALTADWGFTLKAPHCPTHLWHGTQDLNAPIGMGRWLAGHLGGATLTEWPGMGHFALLQQWDQILDAFAEPTTP
- a CDS encoding NADPH-dependent FMN reductase, coding for MHYLVFLGSTRTEGAPRPTRLGWRVAQACLRLLEEGGVRTTLVDPLTVPREENFRPHFSYPKGRVPEALDALAGQIRSADGYVMISPEYNHSMSPALADLLNHFGSSLFSYRPSAIVSYSAGQWGGTRAAVAMRAFLSELGCLPVSAMIHVPRAGEALTEDGDFAAGEDGEAWSGYFGRTFSQLAWWAEACQAQWDRRDPASDAPAFQRNPSQRNAP
- a CDS encoding helix-turn-helix transcriptional regulator, with translation MTSTRDIDVFSRLVESVYTAASDPSHWQRFLIDLADTLNAKSGIIRVIDERNTAIRANIHHNLDPALQKAHREHYVKKDIFIDVLKTVPAGFIATSEQLFTRRELQHNEFFADYMRPQENYHVCGGLAVRNEDCVFKFAVQRHLASGPFGREDEAYMRRLVPHIQRAVNLGHLLSQTRQQADAAEHTLNALSVGILLLDSQHRIIHSNDKAGELLAQQCGLTTRAGHVAVAHAGDRKGFQNLLDTVQARISSAQPPAPEALLLKSQPGQPRILLVACPARKGALGFDGPWPDVETALLVSNLDDAGLVNRDILMSLYGLTSAEARLACALSQGHELADLSKHWHLSRETLRSHLKKVLAKTRTKRQSELIRLLTGKPWNMTASQPCSGSRSP
- a CDS encoding SRPBCC family protein: MPQIEHEASVSAPPAEVFSLISRVEPFVDLCEAVQDIEALGDDRYRWHVRVAGVKLSFEVQVTDIQPPTHFAWESITGVPNRGRYTLTPTADGTRLHFQLHYELKNRLLEKALSGTTRSIVHRLSNEIVGNVERELGKR
- a CDS encoding DMT family transporter encodes the protein MKSLPTERVAGLSTAFVALAALCWGLSGGIGGILTGEGWDPVVVSFYRGAIGFLFVLAWLALRPRGSGLGNKKLWLWSLLAGVGVAGNFAFYFLSIAEGSVAVAAMLMYCAPVFVYLVSFTLRLEQPSVFKWVAIVMVLLGVVLLTGIYDVGAGEVTLVAAGAGLLSGLSYAVFIFGFKYAAPHGSPQAILVIAFAVMAVILFALGNPEQTVAVLSTSSWPLFLILGVIGAGLSFIFYIIGLNHTAPAVASIVAMVEPVTASLFGVAVLGESLGLVQLLGMALILVTVTALSVYSNSRRKVASV
- a CDS encoding arsenate reductase ArsC, producing the protein MPDSKSKPRGILFLCVANAARSQMAEGLARALLPETVRIASAGSSPGQLDPRAVAVMAEQGIDIQHHHSKSVDEIRLADFDQVVTLCADEVCPVAMGDFTRRHWPFPDPAGDRAGPDDLAPFRAVRDALRERISETFA